A genomic stretch from Gopherus evgoodei ecotype Sinaloan lineage chromosome 18, rGopEvg1_v1.p, whole genome shotgun sequence includes:
- the CPTP gene encoding ceramide-1-phosphate transfer protein, with translation MAAGAETFSLREVLVAFTACVSEQREVRVDPYLAGWKGLVRFLNCLGTIFSFISKDAVTKIEIIENYRNSDQREKYLTVQSMVEYELANGLVDLQKRSEHPDSGCRTFLRLHRALHWLQMFLEGLRTGEDNSKTSVICSETYNASLANYHPWIIRKAAGVAFCALPTRNTFLETMNVGTAEEAVAMLGEALPYICEVYKITEELYAQHKLLDLP, from the exons ATGGCGGCGGGGGCGGAGACGTTCTCCTTGAGGGAAGTGCTGGTGGCGTTCACAGCCTGCGTCAGCGAGCAGCGGGAAGTCCGCGTGGACCCGTACCTGGCGGGCTGGAAAGGCCTGGTCcg GTTTCTGAACTGCCTGGGCACAATTTTCTCCTTCATTTCTAAAGATGCAGTGACCAAAATAGAGATCATAGAGAATTACCGTAATAGTGACCAGCGAGAAAAGTACTTGACTGTTCAATCCATGGTGGAGTATGAGCTGGCTAATGGTCTGGTTGATCTCCAAAAGCGATCCGAGCACCCTGACTCAGGCTGCAGAACCTTCTTGCGCCTCCACCGAGCCCTTCACTGGCTGCAGATGTTCTTGGAAGGACTGAGGACTGGCGAGGACAATTCCAAAACCTCCGTGATCTGTTCAGAGACATACAATGCTTCCTTGGCTAACTATCATCCCTGGATTATTCGCAAGGCTGCTGGGGTGGCTTTTTGTGCCTTACCTACTCGAAATACATTCCTTGAAACCATGAATGTGGGCACAGCTGAAGAGGCTGTGGCTATGCTGGGGGAAGCTTTGCCCTATATCtgtgaagtctataaaatcacagAGGAGCTCTATGCCCAACATAAACTGCTTGACCTCCCCTAG
- the TAS1R3 gene encoding taste receptor type 1 member 3 codes for MARVLLLYLSLGCSVAHGRTCMSAQFKKPGDYILGGLFPFGMSTMNLSERLEPNVIVCERLYASGLIWALGMKFAIDKINNSTSLLPGIKLGYEIYDTCLEPVVVIQPSLLFLTREGSAGIRVLCSYTDYQTRVTAVIGPYVSDLALITARLFSFFLIPQVSYGASSEKLSQEEYYPSFFRTVPSDKSQSKALVQLLDKFGWNWIVAIGSENEYGREGLATFSSLATAQGICIAYEALIPADPSVPQDHKKLETIIKYINETQVNVIVLFSVDKSVKALLEQWISHGFSQKVWIATEAWVMSDIVTSIPNIQTIGTVIGFTIKGGIVPGFQDYVADLFASIQQESFCQASWEYSRNADSAVLGPQCRQCDNVSLHDISHLLGNQQTYAVYVAVYSVAHTLHQALGCMEEGCPKATVKSWQLLDIMKELQFTLDNQSFQMDQFHSMTQGFDIMFWSWQKGNLQYIPVGDYQESLRINTSQIRFHTMDSKKPVSTCFQRCEPGQIKRVKGFHLCCYDCIDCEENTYEGTKEDLFCANCPEHQWSPIRSAKCYDRSERYLFWDEPLIICLLVLILFAMVLTCLSAVLFLKNLNTPLVQVSGGARSIFALLCLLLMCLSLCLNIGKPSTASCMLQQPLYTLCLCACFSTLLVKSLEIVLLTEFTSCPKGFLLWVTQKRAWLIVAVNCLVESMLCFWCIYSVPAFPVRDYKLLHSQVLIHCEIQSWFAFIMIHGYTGSLAFICFLCTFMVQTPAKKYNMARGIMFSMLVYFIAWIIFIAIYNTVQAMQQHAAEICSGLLCALGVLTSFYIPKCYILLFKPECNTVAYFQLHQGGAS; via the exons ATGGCTAGAGTCCTGCTGCTGTACCTGAGCTTGGGCTGCTCGGTGGCCCATGGACGCACATGCATGTCAGCTCAGTTTAAAAAGCCGGGTGATTATATCCTGGGAGGCTTATTCCCGTTTGGAATGAGTACCATGAACCTGAGCGAGCGACTGGAGCCCAACGTCATCGTGTGTGAAAG GTTATATGCTTCTGGCCTGATCTGGGCTCTAGGGATGAAGTTTGCCATCGATAAAATCAACAACTCCACTTCCCTCCTGCCGGGAATAAAACTGGGCTATGAAATCTACGACACCTGCTTAGAGCCAGTGGTTGTCATACAGCCCAGCTTGTTATTCCTGACCAGGGAAGGCAGCGCTGGGATCAGAGTCCTGTGCAGCTACACCGACTACCAGACCCGAGTAACAGCGGTGATTGGGCCTTACGTGTCAGACCTTGCTCTGATTACAGCCAGGCTCTTCAGCTTCTTTCTAATCCCGCAG GTCAGCTATGGAGCCAGCAGTGAGAAACTCAGCCAAGAGGAGTATTACCCATCCTTTTTCCGGACCGTTCCCAGTGATAAGAGCCAGTCGAAAGCCCTGGTGCAGCTACTCGACAAGTTTGGATGGAACTGGATTGTGGCCATCGGGAGCGAAAATGAATATGGCCGTGAAGGCCTAGCCACCTTCTCCAGCTTGGCCACAGCCCAGGGCATCTGCATAGCCTATGAAGCATTGATTCCTGCTGACCCATCAGTCCCACAAGATCACAAGAAACTGGAGACAATAATCAAGTACATCAATGAGACCCAGGTGAATGTGATTGTCCTCTTCTCGGTGGACAAGTCTGTGAAGGCCCTGCTGGAACAGTGGATCAGTCATGGCTTCAGCCAGAAGGTCTGGATTGCCACTGAAGCCTGGGTGATGTCTGACATAGTCACCTCCATCCCTAACATCCAGACCATTGGGACTGTCATCGGCTTTACCATCAAGGGAGGCATTGTACCGGGCTTTCAAGACTATGTTGCTGATCTCTTCGCATCCATCCAGCAGGAGAGTTTCTGCCAGGCTTCCTGGGAGTACAGTCGCAATGCCGACTCCGCTGTGCTCGGCCCGCAGTGCAGGCAATGCGACAATGTCTCCCTGCATGACATCTCTCACTTGCTAGGGAACCAGCAGACCTACGCGGTGTACGTCGCGGTGTACAGCGTGGCCCATACGCTGCACCAGGCGCTGGGGTGCATGGAGGAAGGGTGCCCGAAAGCGACTGTCAAGTCCTGGCAG ctgctggacaTCATGAAAGAGCTTCAGTTCACCCTTGATAACCAATCATTCCAGATGGACCAGTTCCATAGCATGACCCAGGGGTTCGACATCATGTTCTGGAGCTGGCAGAAAGGCAACCTCCAGTATATACCCGTCGGAGACTACCAGGAGTCCTTACGCATCAACACGTCCCAGATTCGGTTTCACACCATGGATAGCAAG AAGCCTGTATCCACGTGTTTTCAGCGGTGTGAACCCGGGCAGATTAAGAGAGTGAAGGGATTCCACCTCTGCTGTTATGACTGTATCGACTGTGAAGAAAACACCTACGAGGGCACCAAAG AAGACTTGTTTTGCGCTAACTGTCCAGAACATCAGTGGTCACCTATTCGAAGCGCCAAGTGTTACGACCGCAGCGAGAGGTACCTCTTCTGGGACGAGCCGCTCATCATCTGCTTGCTGGTCCTGATACTCTTCGCCATGGTGCTGACCTGCCTGTCAGCAGTGCTCTTCCTTAAGAACCTCAACACGCCCCTGGTGCAGGTGTCCGGGGGTGCTAGGAGCATctttgccctgctctgcctcttgctGATGTGCCTCAGCTTGTGCCTCAACATAGGGAAGCCCAGCACTGCCAGCTGTATGCTGCAGCAGCCCCTCTACACCCTGTGCCTCTgcgcttgcttctccaccctcttAGTCAAATCACTGGAGATCGTCTTGCTGACGGAGTTCACAAGCTGTCCCAAAGGCTTCCTGCTCTGGGTGACCCAGAAGAGGGCCTGGCTCATTGTCGCTGTCAACTGCCTGGTTGAGAGCATGCTCTGTTTTTGGTGCATCTACTCGGTTCCAGCCTTCCCGGTGAGGGATTACAAACTGCTGCACTCCCAGGTTCTGATCCATTGTGAGATTCAGTCCTGGTTCGCCTTCATTATGatccatggctacactggcagcCTGGCATTCATCTGTTTCCTCTGCACTTTCATGGTGCAGACCCCTGCCAAGAAGTACAACATGGCCCGGGGGATAATGTTTAGCATGCTAGTCTACTTCATTGCTTGGATCATTTTCATCGCCATCTACAACACGGTGCAGGCCATGCAGCAGCATGCTGCAGAGATCTGCAGTGGGCTGCTGTGTgcactgggggtcctgacctccTTCTACATCCCTAAATGCTACATCCTCTTGTTTAAACCCGAGTGTAACACGGTGGCTTATTTCCAGTTACACCAAGGAGGGGCCTCATGA